A DNA window from Nocardia higoensis contains the following coding sequences:
- a CDS encoding kinase has protein sequence MTAALTVLEPRAQHFRRLKIGGGRTAGYRMGEQQDLIGLESSGGVLYSNRRYGATYVVDRPEIERMRAAGLIPVVHLGQPEGVVALLDAEPSASWLVVELWCPRETAAERIAARDTGDTEARLIAWDETPRLTAPDLRIDTNNTAAEDAAQQIMKAVE, from the coding sequence GTGACCGCGGCGCTCACCGTGCTGGAACCTCGCGCCCAGCACTTTCGGCGACTGAAGATCGGCGGCGGCCGGACCGCTGGGTACCGCATGGGCGAGCAGCAGGATCTCATCGGACTGGAATCGTCCGGCGGAGTGCTCTACTCGAACAGGCGCTACGGCGCGACGTACGTCGTTGACAGACCTGAGATCGAGCGAATGCGGGCGGCGGGATTGATCCCGGTAGTCCACCTCGGGCAGCCTGAGGGTGTGGTGGCACTGCTCGATGCCGAGCCTTCCGCGAGCTGGCTGGTAGTCGAGCTGTGGTGTCCGCGCGAGACGGCGGCCGAACGCATCGCCGCACGCGATACCGGAGACACAGAAGCGCGGCTCATCGCGTGGGATGAGACTCCACGCCTGACCGCGCCAGACCTCCGGATCGACACCAACAACACGGCGGCCGAAGACGCCGCCCAACAGATCATGAAAGCTGTCGAATGA